One genomic segment of Vulpes vulpes isolate BD-2025 chromosome 2, VulVul3, whole genome shotgun sequence includes these proteins:
- the LOC112933190 gene encoding olfactory receptor 3A2-like, translated as MDPEVGANRTSVTEFILVGLVETEQLQSVVFVVFLFAYLVTVGGNLSILAAILVEPKLHTPMYFFLGNLSVLDVGCITVTVPSMLARLLSHKRTVPYRACLTQLFFFHLLAGMDCFLLTVMAYDRFLAICRPLTYNTHMSQNVQRILVAVSWALGFTNALNHTIALTTLNFCGPNIVNNFYCDVPQLFQLSCSSTQLNELLLFVAAAFMAVAPLVLITVSYAQVAAAVLQIRSVEGRNKAFSTCGSHLTVVCLFYGTGIFNYMCLGSEESSDKDKGVGVFNTVINPMLNPLIYSLRNPDVQDALWRVFVGRKSLT; from the coding sequence ATGGATCCAGAAGTTGGAGCCAACAGGACATCTGTTACTGAGTTCATTCTAGTGGGCCTAGTGGAAACAGAACAGCTACAGTCTGTGGTCTTTGTAGTCTTCCTCTTTGCCTACCTGGTCACAGTCGGAGGCAACCTCAGCATCCTGGCTGCCATCTTGGTGGAACCCAAACTCCACacacccatgtacttcttcctgggGAACCTGTCAGTGCTGGATGTTGGGTGCATCACTGTCACTGTTCCCTCAATGTTGGCTCGCCTCCTGTCCCACAAACGTACAGTTCCCTACAGAGCCTGCCTCACACAGCTTTTCTTCTTTCACCTTCTGGCTGGGATGGACTGCTTCCTGTTGACTGTCATGGCCTATGACCGATTCCTGGCCATTTGCCGACCCCTCACCTACAATACCCACATGAGCCAGAACGTCCAGAGAATATTGGTAGCTGTGTCCTGGGCTTTAGGTTTCACCAATGCACTAAATCACACTATTGCCCTAACTACCCTCAACTTCTGTGGTCCTAATATAGTCAATAACTTCTACTGTGACGTCCCACAGCTCTTCCAGCTCTCTTGCTCTAGCACCCAGCTCAACGAGTTGCTGCTCTTTGTAGCAGCAGCCTTCATGGCTGTAGCCCCCTTGGTCCTCATCACTGTGTCCTATGCACAGGTGGCAGCTGCAGTTCTACAAATTCGTTCAGTGGAAGGCAGGAATAAGGCCTTTTCCACATGTGGCTCCCACCTCACTGTGGTTTGCCTTTTCTATGGTACTGGTATCTTCAACTACATGTGTCTTGGTTCTGAAGAGTCTTCAGACAAGGATAAAGGGGTTGGGGTCTTCAACACTGTTATCAATCCCATGCTGAACCCACTTATCTACAGCCTTAGAAACCCTGATGTTCAGGATGCCCTGTGGCGGGTATTTGTGGGGAGGAAGTCATTGACCTAA
- the LOC112933191 gene encoding olfactory receptor 3A1, whose translation MQSKFGANSTAITEFILLGLVETPGLQPVVFVVFLFAYLVTVGGNLSILAAILVEPKLHTPMYFFLGNLSVLDVGCITVTVPSMLARLLSHKRTVPYRACLTQLFFFHLLVGVDCFLLTAMAYDRFLAICRPLTYSTRMSQNVQRILVVVSWALAFTNALTHTVAIATLNFCGPNVINHFYCDLPQLFQLSCSSTQLNELLLFAVGFIMAGTPLALIITSYAHVAAAVLRIRSAEGRKKAFSTCGSHLTVVAIFYGSGIFNYMRLGTAKHSDKDKGVGVFNTVINPMLNPIIYSLRNLDVQGALLRVLRGRQSLA comes from the coding sequence ATGCAGTCAAAATTTGGGGCCAATAGCACAGCCATTACTGAGTTCATCCTGCTGGGCTTGGTGGAGACACCAGGGCTACAACCAGTTGTCTTTGTAGTCTTCCTCTTTGCCTACCTGGTCACAGTCGGAGGCAACCTCAGCATCCTGGCTGCCATCTTGGTGGAACCCAAACTCCACacacccatgtacttcttcctgggGAACCTGTCAGTGCTAGATGTTGGGTGCATCACTGTCACTGTTCCCTCAATGTTGGCTCGCCTCCTGTCCCACAAACGTACAGTTCCCTACAGAGCCTGCCTCACACAActtttcttcttccatctctTGGTTGGGGTGGACTGCTTCCTGTTGACAGCCATGGCCTATGACAGATTCCTGGCCATCTGCCGGCCCCTCACCTACAGCACCCGGATGAGCCAGAACGTCCAGAGAATATTGGTAGTTGTGTCCTGGGCTTTAGCCTTCACCAATGCACTGACCCACACAGTAGCCATAGCCACACTCAACTTTTGTGGTCCTAATGTGATCAACCACTTCTACTGCGACCTCCCACAGCTCTTCCAGCTCTCCTGCTCCAGCACTCAGCTCAATGAGCTGCTGCTCTTTGCTGTGGGTTTCATAATGGCAGGTACCCCCTTGGCTCTCATCATCACTTCCTATGCACATGTGGCAGCTGCAGTCCTACGAATCCGCTCTGCTGAGGGCAGGAAGAAAGCTTTCTCCACATGTGGCTCCCACCTCACAGTGGTAGCCATATTCTATGGTTCAGGTATATTTAATTACATGCGACTGGGTACAGCCAAACATTCAGACAAGGATAAAGGGGTTGGGGTCTTCAACACTGTCATCAACCCCATGCTGAATCCAATCATTTACAGCCTCAGGAACCTTGATGTACAGGGTGCCCTCTTGCGGGTGCTCAGAGGAAGGCAGTCACTGGCTTGA